From Myxococcota bacterium:
CGCTCGGCCTGGGCCAGCGCGCGCGCGAACTCCGGGATCTCGCCGAACGGGGTCTTCGTGCGCACGCGCACGCTCTTCAGCACCTGCGGCGTGCGCTGCATGACCCGTGCGAGCTCCGACAGCGGCCGCTCCTCGCGGCGCATGAGCGCCAGCACCTGCAGCGCCGAGAGCATGCCGTCGCCGGTCGTGTTGTGGTCGAGGAACACGAGGTGACCCGACTGCTCGCCGCCCAGGTTGATCTTCTCGCGCAGCATGGCCTCGACCACGTAGCGGTCGCCCACGTCGGCCCGCACCAGACGGATGCCGTGCGCGTGGAGCGCGCGCTCCATGCCCAGGTTGCTCATCACGGTGCCGACCACGGCGTCCGCGCTGAGCGCGCCGCGCCGCTTCAGGTCGAGCGCACACAACGTGAGGATCTGGTCGCCGTCGACCAGCTCGCCGCGCTCGTCGATCAGCATGACCCGGTCGGCGTCGCCGTCGACCGCGATGCCCAGGTCGGCGCGGGACTCGCGAGTCACTGCCGCCACGTGCTCGGGGTGCGTGGCGCCGCAGCCGTCGTTGATGTTCGTGCCGTCGGGCCGGTTGCCGACCGCGACCACCTCGGCGCCGAGCTCTTCGAGCACCGTGGGCGCGACCTTGTAGGCGGCCCCGTTCGCGCAGTCGATCGCGATGCGCAGCCCTTCCAGCGTGCAGCTGCGGGGAATGCTCTTCTTGAGGAAGACGATGTAACGCCCCGACGCATCGTCGATTCGCCGTGCGCGGCCGAGGTCGGCACCCAGCGCGCGCGCGCCCTCGAGCTCGGGCGACTGCATGAGCTCCTCGACCCGCGACTCGAGCTCGTCGGGCAGCTTGAAGCCGTCGCGCGAGAAGAACTTCACCCCGTTGTCCTCGAACGGGTTGTGCGAGGCCGAGATCATGGCGCCCGCGTCGCAGCGCATGTCGACGGTGAGAAACGCGAGCCCCGGCGTCGGGATCGGGCCGACCTGCAGCACGTCGACGCCCATCGAGCACAGGCCCGCCGCGAGCGCGTCCTCGAGCATGTAGCCCGAGAGGCGCGTGTCCTTGCCGATCAGCACGCGCGGTGCGTGCGAGCCGTTGGGGCCGAGCCGGAACACCAGCGCCACCGCGCGGCCGAGCTGCATCATGACCTCGCCGGTCATGGGGTAGACGTTGGCTCGCCCGCGGATGCCGTCGGTGCCGAAGAGCTGTCTCGTGCTGCCCACGTTCTCCCTCAAACGCGCCGAGAATCACTCGCCCGTGGAGTGGCCCGCCGCGGGCTCGACCTCCACGGTCACTCGGATCGGCCCCCCGTCCGGATCCTTGCGCCATACGTGCGGGTAGCCCAGGGCGACCGAGCTCTCCAGTACCGCCGTCTCGCGCAGCCGCGCGAGCTCGATGCGGTCGGTCACCACCTCGCGGATGTTCCGCACGGAGCTCTTGGCGCCCAGGATCGCGATCTCCTTGGGCTCCAGCGAGACGCGCACGAGCCGCAGCCCGGCCGGCAGCTCGCCCGCCAGGTCGGCGCGCACCGGCACCGTCTTCGCGACCACGGGCTCGAGCGTGTAGACCACGGTCGACGGCGAGCGCGCGGCGATGCGCGCGCCGCGCGGCACCGTGAGCTCCTCGCGGTTCACGGCCAGGCGCGCCTCGCCGGCCTTCGCGCCCTCGAGTGACACGGTGTAGTGCTGCAGCGTCTTCGAGGCCTGGCGCAGCGCGGCGCGGCTGCCCACCAGGCGCAGGTTGATCTCGTGCGCCGACTCCTCCACCACCACCAGGTTGTCGGGCACCTTCTCGACCGCGATCGGCACGTCGAGGCTCTGCTCCACGTCGGTGACTCCCTGCGCGGCGGCCCACAACACGCACGCGATCAGGAGTGACACGATCTTGTAGAGCATGTTGTCGAAGATGCGCATGGCCCTAGCGCACCTCCGCGACGCGCGACTCTTTGACCTCGCCCTCGCCGGTCTCCGCCTCGCCCTCGGGCTCGCCTTCGCGCGCGCCGCCGCCTGAGAGCTCGAGCAGCGCCTCGCGCAGGTGCGGGCCGTCGAGGTCCTCGCGGATCTCGCCGCCCGCCACGAGCGAGATCTTGCCGCTCTCCTCGGACACCACCACGACCAGCGCGTCGGTCTCCTCGGTGACTCCCACCGCCGCCCGGTGGCGCGTGCCGAGTGACTCGTGCAGGGTGGCGCGCATGGCCAGCGGCAGGATGCAGCCGGCGGTGGCGATGCGGTCGCGGCGCACCACCACGGCGCCGTCGTGCAGCGGAGAGTACGGCAGGAAGATGGCGATCAGGAGATCGCGCGTGAGCTCGGCGTCGAGCGGCGTGCCCTGCTCGACGAACTCGTCCAGGTGCACCTCGCGCTCGATCGCGACCAGCGCGCCCACGCGCCGCTGCGCGAGCGCCTGACACGCGCGCACGATCTCTTCGATCGTGTGCGCCTCCTGGGTGCGGGTCGAGCCGAACACGCCGCGCCCCACACGAGTCAGCGCGCGACGGATGTCGGACTGGAAGATCACGATCAAGACGAGCAAGCCCGACGACAGGAAGTTGTCGAGCAGGAAGCTCATGGTCGCGAGCTCGAGCAGGCTCGCGAGCCGCCAGGCCAAGACGAGGATCAGGAGCCCGAGGGCCATCTGCGCCGCGCGCGTGCCCTTGATGCGCATGAGCAGCCAGTACACGACCCAGGCCACGACCAGGATGTCGATCGTGTCGCGCACCGGCTGGAAGTTCTCGGAGAAGGTCTGCCAGCGGTCGAGCAGCCAGGCGTAGACGACGGGAATCACGAGTCACCCGCCGTTCGGGCCCTGCGGATGGCCGCGGCCACGTCGACCGCCTGGCGCGCGGCGGCCACGTCGTGCATGCGCAGCCCGGCGGCGCCTTCGAGCACGCAGGCGGTCGCGGCCGCGAGCGTGCCCGGCAGGCGCTCGTCGGCTGGAACGC
This genomic window contains:
- the cdaA gene encoding diadenylate cyclase CdaA; this encodes MIPVVYAWLLDRWQTFSENFQPVRDTIDILVVAWVVYWLLMRIKGTRAAQMALGLLILVLAWRLASLLELATMSFLLDNFLSSGLLVLIVIFQSDIRRALTRVGRGVFGSTRTQEAHTIEEIVRACQALAQRRVGALVAIEREVHLDEFVEQGTPLDAELTRDLLIAIFLPYSPLHDGAVVVRRDRIATAGCILPLAMRATLHESLGTRHRAAVGVTEETDALVVVVSEESGKISLVAGGEIREDLDGPHLREALLELSGGGAREGEPEGEAETGEGEVKESRVAEVR
- the glmM gene encoding phosphoglucosamine mutase, with amino-acid sequence MGSTRQLFGTDGIRGRANVYPMTGEVMMQLGRAVALVFRLGPNGSHAPRVLIGKDTRLSGYMLEDALAAGLCSMGVDVLQVGPIPTPGLAFLTVDMRCDAGAMISASHNPFEDNGVKFFSRDGFKLPDELESRVEELMQSPELEGARALGADLGRARRIDDASGRYIVFLKKSIPRSCTLEGLRIAIDCANGAAYKVAPTVLEELGAEVVAVGNRPDGTNINDGCGATHPEHVAAVTRESRADLGIAVDGDADRVMLIDERGELVDGDQILTLCALDLKRRGALSADAVVGTVMSNLGMERALHAHGIRLVRADVGDRYVVEAMLREKINLGGEQSGHLVFLDHNTTGDGMLSALQVLALMRREERPLSELARVMQRTPQVLKSVRVRTKTPFGEIPEFARALAQAERALAGNGRANVRYSGTEPLARVMIEGDDAARIETLAQELCEVLRKAIGDTRS
- a CDS encoding CdaR family protein; this translates as MRIFDNMLYKIVSLLIACVLWAAAQGVTDVEQSLDVPIAVEKVPDNLVVVEESAHEINLRLVGSRAALRQASKTLQHYTVSLEGAKAGEARLAVNREELTVPRGARIAARSPSTVVYTLEPVVAKTVPVRADLAGELPAGLRLVRVSLEPKEIAILGAKSSVRNIREVVTDRIELARLRETAVLESSVALGYPHVWRKDPDGGPIRVTVEVEPAAGHSTGE